DNA sequence from the Malus domestica chromosome 06, GDT2T_hap1 genome:
CAATGAGAAAAATAGCATGGATGCGGTTGTGAATGCTTCATAGATGGTGTAGTCACTTCATGTTGCGTGAGCATATATGATTATATATTTGGTTCTTGTCGCATAGCTAGTCTAATACACACATAGGGCATTACAATTTAATATTTACTTCAGTGTGCTAGTGTGAGAAAAACAGTTTTAGCCGTGTGATTTTAAAAgacaaaattcaatttttcttcACTGTTTTTATTCAGGCTTTAATCAAAATCAATTATGAAAATGTGCCTTGTGATTTTTGTAATTGGTTGATTTTCAAAAATCATTCCATCATACATACATTATGCATGATTGAGTTAGTATCTTGCAAAGTTCGAGGAGACAGTGATTGACGGCCACGTTAGTGTCGTGCCACTTCCACTCGAAGGCTGAAGAAAGATCGAGTAGCAAAGCGTGGAGACAAAACTGCCTACTAGTATGCgtgtctagttgatgagttttgtaagtctttcTGTACTTATTTCTCTTAGTGTTTGTCCTGGCTTAGGAGCCCGAGGGTTTTCCTAGTGGTGGGTTTTGCCTCGTTAAATCCTACATCCTGTGTGCacattttatttatctttataaTTGCATATATGTAGGATAGGTTATATGTGATGTGAATGTGGATTTAATTTGagaactgaaaattaaattgaaaattgaattggatttttaaattggaaCCTATTCACCCCATCTAGGTTAAACTAGTACCCATCCTAGACCTTTCACAAACAAAGAGACTCGGGCAAGATTTCATCTTGTCTagcaaggttgaacttcttgcagcCACATCTTTTTGGTTTTACAAAGGTTGTAGACTAAAAGGGATGGATGctaaacaagtttacacaaaAGGATCAATACTACAACATTGGCAatggtagcagagcttttatacTAGACAAAAGATAGTTTTTCTAAGGGAACTATTGCTAACAGGACTGAATCTGGGTTGATTTCAGCTTGAAGTGTATGaactggcttgagagcagagtttgtatgtttgtttgtttaattggttgagtgtccttgtctctatgtctcttcttccttttatagGCGATTTGGCCTGAGGGTTATGGCTTTGTTTTTGCCCGAAAGCTTTCTAAGGGTAGTAAGTCATCATTTTTTTACTTGTAGTGCCACTAGATAGTGCTTTTTGGTTGATAGTAAGTTAGTCTCCATCACTTGTCACTTCAGTTATAGACATGTGGCTTATGTCTTGGCTAAGAAGGCTTCAATTTGTCTCTAGGCTTGATGGTGAGCTTCGGGCAGAATCActttgttttaaaaattttggGCTTTCGTTCATTCAAACCCAATATTCAAATATTGACCCATACAATATACAATACTCTGAGTTTCATAGTtgttaaatattaattttgtatGTATGATCAAATAGCTAACGGTTAATAATTTCAACGTATCCAATACTCTAAATATCATTTTCTTTTAGCAAAATTTAGTCCTAAAAAAcctaaagggtaaattacacctTACCACCTCAAGTTTGGGGTCgatttcaatttcttacaacatctttaaaacatttcaatttcatacctcaagtactattttatttcaatataataaatCTGTTACATTTTGCATCCATTGATTCATTAAGAGCTAACATAACTGCCACATTTAtaccacgtggctgccaaatgtgggccacgtggcaaaaaaagtaattttttaatgggtaaattacatagtaacccctcaggtttgaggtcttgCACAAAcctatacaacatctttaaaacatttcactttcatacctcacgtaccattttatttcaaaatagtACGTCCGTTAGTTTTTTcatccattaatccgttaagtgatgacgtgactGCCACATggttgccaaatgtgtgccatgtgaccaaaaaaaaaatttttagtttttttttaaaaaaaaaaaaacctaaatcttctaaaaaaaatttaaaaaaaaaattgaaatcataaCCCCGCCCTcgtacccccccccccaccccaccctaAAACCAGAAACCAAAAACACCCCCCAACCCGCGACCCTCCTTCCCCAGATCCCCATTCCTGCAACCAGTTCGTCTTCTCCCCGCACCCACACTCACCTTTCCTCCCCCTTTTCCTTCCCCTTCTCCTTCCCCcatattcatcttcttcccccgaaACCCTTTCCTGCAAcccgaaaaagaaaaaagcaaccCAATTCATCTTCCTACGCACCCGCGACTCTCCCTCCCCAGATCCCCATTCCTGCAACCAATTCGTCTTCTCCTCGCACCCGCACTGaccctccctccctcttctccttcctccatattcatcttcttcccctgaAACCCCTTCTTGCAAcccgaaaaaaacaaaaaaaacaacccAGTTCGTCTTCCTCCGCACCCACACCCATCCCCGCACCCGATTCCACCTCACGAACCTGGTGATGGCGGTGTAGACgcgatttggtttttttttttttttttcttccctttcttttttgaGTTGCAGGGGGAATAAGAGATGAGCAGGGGGAGAAGAGGGGCTTGAGTGAGGTGGGTCGCgggcaaggaagaaaatatcggtaatatcggaaatatcggtagtccgaaaacacggaaatatcgatggaaatatcggtaaaatatcgatatcgataaaaattacatggaaaccacggaaattgtaagaaaaacttggaaatttttattgaaactttgtaggatgtttatttagtcaattatctattagtttatcataaaaaattggaaagaactgcattgcatgatggatttaacattatcaagttgattatatagcgagctgacaaacattgtgagtgtagaaaatatgtagtaattaatgaaagaagtctaaacataccataatcatttatatatgatgaattagtacaatattttacactttatacattgcatggtaagatacataagtgacttagtaccacatagagttcctatgaggttcaaaattttcactatcttcatcatctctatgtgtagagtgagtgtattgtgaagagtagttatccaatttaatgaataatccaatttaatgaataataatccaatttcataataatccaatttaatgaataataatccaatttcataaaaaaataatcctaatataaaacatggtgatgaataataatccaatttgataataatccaatttaatgaataatccaatttgataataatccaatttaatgaataataatccaatttgataataaaacataatattaatgaataataatccaatttgataaaaaaaataatcctaatataaaacatggtgatgcaAAATCTAAACAAGGCGATAACAAGCCAATTggcaaaaatgattaaaaaaatctaaattgTCTAACTGACCGACACTCTTATAGACTCATTATATCACTTTTATAGACTCATCTTACCcttataaattcattatttttcttgaaattgATTAGAATCATtagaaaaacaattttttgcATTTCCATATGCCTAACCAATAAATACAACTTCTACTATTTCcctgaaattatatattttcactTTTTCCCTGAAATTGAGTCCTTTATCCTAATCTAATCTAGACTCCcagattaatttatattttcactctttttctgaaattatataaattgtcCAATTGAGTCCTTTATCCTAATCTAATCTGGACCCTCCATCTTGATTCTCACTCTCTGTcacgctgccacgtggcagcccacTAACCCtcaccctatctctctctcttttcccgagTCCCTCTcggacccctcactctctcaGAGTTCtcaactctatctctctctcgaaCTCTCGTTCTCTCACTCCATTTCCCCGATCGCACCCACACCCAGGCACACCCAAATCCGTCCACCACGATGCTAGCGCAGCATCTCCACCATCCTCCtgaactctccctccctctcttccGTCTTTGGGAAGCACGGCGACGCGCAGAGGAAGCTCGGCTTCCCCGATCGCACCCACACCCAGGCACACCCAAATCCGTCCACCCTGATGCCAGCGCAgcatctccaccaccctcctgaactctccctccctctcctccgtcTCTGGGAAGCACGACGACGCGCAGAGGAAGCTCGGCTTCCCCGATCGCACCCACACCCAGGCACACCCAAGTTTTCAGGTGAGATCCGACTAAACCCTATGTTGATTACCTCTTGCATGCGTGAAATTTGAaccttatatgtgaaattgaagttcaaaatcgtgtttttgcaaggtttttgggacgaaatcagctcgggaataggcacaccatctccggcgttcttctccgattgcaccgttaaaaaaatatcgcgatattttgacgaaaaccccTTGGATACCACTTAAAATATCGGTTTGgggaaaaaccgataatatcggcgatatatcgccgatattatcgatattttcttccatggtcGCGGGGTTGAGGGGCGCTACAGTGAGGTTGGTCGCAGAAGGGGGGTTGGGGGGAAGGATAATCACTGGGGGTGGGATGGGGGATCTGGGGAAGGGATAATCGTTTTGGGGGGGGGTGATGggatttggatttgggtttttattgtttatttatttattttttgattgaagattcagtttaaaaaaaaaagtaaaatttttttttttgccacgtggcacacatttggcagccatgtGGGACAAATGtgtcagccacgtcagcatttaacgaattaatggatgaaaaatctaacgaatgtattatattgaaataaaatagtacttgaggtatgaaagtgaaatgttttaaggatgttgtaatagacctcaaacctgatgggttactatgtaatttacccttttttattttttttatttttttttaaaaaaaaccttaatcttctcaacaaaaacaaaaaacaaaaaaacaaaaagcaaaaaacaacTAAAAACGCACAACCCACCCCCCACCTCCCCCGCAACCCCTCCCaaccacctccctctcctccactctcttcaccccCGATTTCGACTCTTCCCCCAAACCTCCTTCAATTTCAAAAACGTTAGGCGAATTGCAGATCCCGGTGGGGAGATCGCAGGGCCTTGGAGGTCGTTGGCAACCCAATTGACGACCATGATGTCATCGCAGACGGGGAGGACCAATACTTTCACCATGCTCATGTGCCATGGGTGCACAATATAGGCGCTAAGGTCATCTTTGGAGTTGTAGCGGATGTGGAAGAGGTGGGTGAAGGCGAAGGGTGAGGATCGAGTGAGGATGATCTGGGAGGCGGTGAGGTTAAGAAAGGTGAAGAGAGGGATGGCCATGATGTCGTTGCAGACAGGGATGACCGATTCTTTCACCACGCTCATGTGCCCCGGGTGCACAATATAGGTGCTGAGGTCAGCTTGAAGCTGTAGCAGCTGTAGAAGAGGTGGGTGAAGGCAAAGGGCGAGGATCGGGGAGGCGGTGAGGTGGAGTGTGAGGTTGAGAGAGGTGTGGAGAGGGAGGTGGTTGGGAGGCTCGGGAAGGAGAAAATGGGTGGGGAGGGGTTGCAggggaggtgggggtgggttctacgttttcattttttcttttttttttcctttttttgagaagatttaggtttttttttttagaaaattaaattttttttttgccacataacacacatttggcagccaagTGATACAATTGTAGCAGTCACGTAAGCTCTTAATGAATAAATGGATGAAAAATATAGaagatgtattatattaaaataaaatagtacttgagatataaaattgaaatattttaaagatgttgtaagaaaTCAAAATCGACCTAACTTGAAGTAGTAATGTGTAATTCACCCAAACCTAAAAAATAAGAAACAGCTGCCTAAAACAGCTTTGTATTTTGCTTGTTTTGTCCTTTTAGTTCGACTTTGCCCATAGTTTTCATTGGTCAACAAATACAAAAGCAAAGTCTTGACAGTCAATTCACAGCATTGACCCAAAACATCCTCCGCACTCAACTGCTCATTCGACACACTCATATCAAATCCTCCACAAACCCTCCTTCTCTGTAAACCGCCATAAACCCACAAAAATCAACCTCCACAATGCATAAAACTCCTTCAGGCTCCAGGCTGGGCGCCGGTGACCTCGACCTCACCCAGGCCTTCTTCAAGCCCATCTCCAATGCCGCCGCTCCCTCCCTCACCAAACGCCACGCCAAGATCTCCGTCATCGGCGCCGGCAACGTCGGCATGGCCATCGCCCAGACCATCCTCACCCAAGACCTCACCGACGAGCTCGTCCTCGTCGACGCCAATTCCGACAAGCTCCGCGGCGAGATGCTCGACCTCCAGCACGCCGCCGCCTTCCTCCCGCGCACCAAGATCATCGCTGACGTCGACTACGCCGTCACCGTCGGATCCGACCTCTGCATAGTCACCGCCGGCGCCCGACAGATCGTTGGCGAGTCCAGGCTCAATCTCCTCCACCGCAACGTCGCTCTCTTTCGGAACATTATCCCGCCGCTAGCAAAGCATTCGCCAGAGACGATCTTGATGATCGTGTCCAACCCGGTTGATGTCTTGACTTACGTGGCCTGGAAGTTGTCCGGATTCCCCAGCAATAGGGTTGTCGGTACGGGTACCAACCTGGATTCGTCCCGGTTTCGGTTCCTCATCGCCGATCACCTCGATGTCAATGCTCAGGATGTTCAGGTGATTTTTGCTTTTCGGGCATTTTTGCTACTTCATGACATTGCAATGCAAATgcttgttaatttttatgtgGTTTTTGACAGTACTGATATTTTATAGATATTTCATATTTCTGTGTTTTCATTTTCTCGGTATTTTTGTAGCACGGATATATTAGATACGACATTAATTTGAATTATTGATATTGTCTTTTACTAAGGTATGCTATTTAACCCCTTAAATTATTATCCAGTTGAAATTGATcatcttaattatttttttggtaaattaacttTCTGAAATATTTGAAATCAGTCAATTAATCCTTTATGGGTAGATTCTTCCCACTACTTCTTCAAATTCAAGGGAAAATTAGTATTTTGATCATCAATTCTTACTTATCAACTGTAACCAATAAAATTATGACATGTGGACACAAAGTAATATGTAATGACAATGTAATTCGGTCCATTATGTAaatgtttggttttattttatgttttcttattatgttatatgttttacacattattttgtGTTCATGCATCATAATTTTACATTTATCATAATTTTATTGGTGGTTATTGTTGacaagtaagaattgatgaTGAAATGACTAATTTGCCTTTGAATTTGATGAAATTATGGACAAAATCTAATGTTAAGGGGTTAATTGACTGATTTTAAATAGTTTAGTGGGTTAATCTACTAAAAAAATAGCTTAGAGGATCAATTTTAAGTGGGATAATAATTTAGAGGTTAAACCGTAGTTTACCCCTTTTACTACATGTGACTGCAAGTTTCAAGTTATATATCTTACTGTAGATATTTGTGTATTTTGCAGTTATTTGTGTTGATAtttcatatatacatatatatatatatatatatgtatgtgcgtgtgtatatatatatatatatatatgtatgtatgtatgtatgtgcgtgtgtatgtatgtatgtatgtatgtgcgtgtgtatgtatgtatgtatgtatgtatgtatgtaggtgcgtgtgtatgtatgtatgtatgtaggtgcgtgtgtatgtatgtatgtatgtaggtgcatgtgtatgtatgtatgtatgtatgtatgtatgtgcgtgtgtatgtatgtatgtatgtatgtatgtatgtattatttttgtaatttcaaaGAACGAAAGTTCGGTTGATGTTTGGATTGATATTttggttgatatatatatatatatatatatatatatatatgtatgtatgtatgtatgtatgtatgtattatttttgtaatttcaaaGAACGAAAGTTCGGTTGATGTTTGGATTGATATTttggttgatatatatatatatatatatgtatgtatgtatgtatatattatttttgtaatttcaaaGAACGAAAGTTCGGTTGATGTTTGGATTGATATTTTGGTTGATATTTCGGTATATTTAGACCCTCATGATTTTGAAGATTGGATATttgatgtggatgcaaatttcttcctccttggtcttggacaattttgcacctacaaaacaattaacaccttaggttaaggccaagagcctcacgcgcccacgatgaataggagggtttggctgaagaacctccgatgccaaagttagaatttagagagtgtttagagaattttgggatttttgccaaagtgttggaattgctTTTTGGTGGAAATGGGAGCCCatatatagggataggaggtggccgacctatttagggtttttgggttgaatttaggtttaattagggtaattaaaaagagaaaatatggtagaaaaggtagaaaacatggaggatggccggccatgtggtgttttatgGGTCAAAGGGATCACTTAATTGACAATTTAAGGGATTAAATAGGCAATTAACCCCTTAATTGGCcatttatcatgatttttagaAGGAAGGTTTTAGAAGTTAtggaaagaataaaataaatagctaattgattagctaaaagaGGAAA
Encoded proteins:
- the LOC139197002 gene encoding L-lactate dehydrogenase B-like, with the protein product MHKTPSGSRLGAGDLDLTQAFFKPISNAAAPSLTKRHAKISVIGAGNVGMAIAQTILTQDLTDELVLVDANSDKLRGEMLDLQHAAAFLPRTKIIADVDYAVTVGSDLCIVTAGARQIVGESRLNLLHRNVALFRNIIPPLAKHSPETILMIVSNPVDVLTYVAWKLSGFPSNRVVGTGTNLDSSRFRFLIADHLDVNAQDVQAYIVGEHGDSSVALWSSISVGGVPVLSFLEKQQIAYEKETLESIHKAVIDSAYEVISLKGYTSWAIGYSAAALAKSILRDQRKIHPVSVLAKGFYGVDGGDVFLSLPAQLGRGGVLGVTNVHLTDEEEQRLRDSANTILDLQGQLGL